The DNA region GTCGGTAGCAGGATATTGCCTTAGGTTTGAAAAAAGGATAGGGAGTGGTTCTTTGAAACCTTCGACCAACCGGATGTTAAACCGCATCAAATGTATCTACATGTTTATTCGTAATAATGGAACTGTCACAACACAGGAACTTGTAGAGGAATTTGGTATCACTCCTCGCACCATACAACGAGATTTAAATGTCTTAGCCTATAATGACTTGGTAATAAGCCCAAGCCGCGGAAAATGGACAACAACAGAAAAGAAAGTAAAATTATCATCATAAATAACTGAATAAACAAATTCCAGCAAACTGTACGTGATCCTATCACGTGCTAGTTTGCTTTTTTTAATTTCTATTGAAAATCCCCAAATATATGATATATTAGTATAACACTTTAGCGCTAAAAAGCGTCTAAGTAGAAAAGAAAAAATGTCTACAATACTCTATCAATAGACTGCAAAGGTAGGAGCATCATGGAGAAGAATCAGCAGGAATTAAAAAAAGGTTTACTGCCAAGGCATGTACAGTTTATTGCCTTAGCTGGAATGATTGGTACAGGAATTTTTAAAGGTAGCTCCGATACATTAAATATTGCTGGGCCAAGTGTGGTCTTTACCTATTTAATTGGCGGACTTTTATTATTTATTGTGATGGCGGCATTAGGTGAGATGGCAATCGCCTTTCCCAATAACAATGTACAGCTGCTTCTAAATAAGGCTTTCGGCTTCCGAATTTCGTTTATAACCGGATGGCTTTATTGGATTAACTGGACAATTGTCACTGTTGTTGAATTACTGGCTGCAGGGAGCTTCTTGCAATTTTGGTATCCGTCCGTTCCACTCTGGCTTTTAAGTCTTTTTTGTGCAGCAGTGATTATCGGAATTAATTTAACTCAAGTAAAGTATTACGGTGAACTCGAGTTTTGGTTTGCAGGAATAAAAATTGTCGCATTAATTGCTTTTATTGCTTTGGGATCATTAATCATCTTTGGTATCTTTCCAAGTAACATTGAAGATCCGTTATCAAACTATACTGCTCACGGCGGATTTTTCCCGCATGGGGTCAGCGGAATGATGAGTGCATTTTTAGTAGTAATGTTTTCATATGGCGGGGCTGAACTAATCGGTGTCGCTGTAACCGAGACAAAGGATGCTGGGCGAGTTATACCTAGTATCATAAAGGGTGCTGTATGGAGAGTAATTATC from Neobacillus sp. FSL H8-0543 includes:
- a CDS encoding DeoR family transcriptional regulator, whose product is MKPSTNRMLNRIKCIYMFIRNNGTVTTQELVEEFGITPRTIQRDLNVLAYNDLVISPSRGKWTTTEKKVKLSS
- a CDS encoding amino acid permease, with the translated sequence MEKNQQELKKGLLPRHVQFIALAGMIGTGIFKGSSDTLNIAGPSVVFTYLIGGLLLFIVMAALGEMAIAFPNNNVQLLLNKAFGFRISFITGWLYWINWTIVTVVELLAAGSFLQFWYPSVPLWLLSLFCAAVIIGINLTQVKYYGELEFWFAGIKIVALIAFIALGSLIIFGIFPSNIEDPLSNYTAHGGFFPHGVSGMMSAFLVVMFSYGGAELIGVAVTETKDAGRVIPSIIKGAVWRVIIFYIFPILIICGIMPWDKVTGVDSPFVQVFSLSGLPGAAHIMNFVLLTAVLSAANSGIYATSRTLYSMGKTGVAPKRLAKISKTGIPLIGILIATVSILIGVFLAYMSPDQVISYLMTIPGFTIMLIWIGICSAQLKLRSQYKQQPAFRVKWFPFTTIFAILALSMIFIGFMLSPNNLIGSTVCLIIVGILVLLSFVVKNNRTAMK